From Uloborus diversus isolate 005 chromosome 8, Udiv.v.3.1, whole genome shotgun sequence, a single genomic window includes:
- the LOC129228573 gene encoding LOW QUALITY PROTEIN: ATP-dependent DNA helicase Q5-like (The sequence of the model RefSeq protein was modified relative to this genomic sequence to represent the inferred CDS: deleted 1 base in 1 codon) — MAQPPPPPPEEVETPGCVVKEIEKQLYKTLKDVFKYDSYRTLVQKRAVEAVANCCQDVFVSMPTGAGKSLCYQLPALVSERRGLTIVVSPLIALMKNQMDQMIALGIRTETINSKMAVSERDRVKKDLTSNCPETKLLYITPELASTSGFYTIMDELYKNNNIARIVVDEAHCVSQWGHSFRPDYLRLGELREKYISIPWVALTATASVKVMDDILASLKLCQPVAIFKTSCFRPNLFYDVVFKETLGGDPYEDLTKFAYSALGDHWEMSPPSERGCGIVYCRTRDGCEELSHKLTKLGLPTQPYHAGIKPNVRKETQSNWMDGKIPVIAATVSFGMGIDKPSVRFVAHWCVSQSVAGYYQESGRAGRDGKPAKCRIYYSRKDRDTILFLLKKDESSAKSKIARIKIAATIKSFNTMIKYCEESSCRHYVLAREFGDDMPDCRKHCDVCTNPKSVEHKISVVKAMFLGTKLKHKRNDDCGDLYGGGRQGTKNEYEDYEREDTSSSREKKAAAELSNLISEEFSKRRGEKEKAQKYMKTSSSKVLQPSVKKIPEVSVPMREKYFDKLVQEVQFHLQSSSTNNDCPSLSDKDVQQCAAELEWNVFSSKGNIHMYRREIVSLTKSLREASRQVEVHPVVSKFVHGHNTAGSRSVPKQRLHNIIDYFSKNKPNTEDKLENINLSSSLSCSDSHKTNGGSDISQPAEPDPLRHHQSGTKKGKRSPSPDKFPFVEKINHKSEKVKTTTQIRNDNLKKAADLVRKHLNPEYKSKRISKDFFKIVCRSISHRLVESDTVNDGAAKMEVEKLLSSNGSSIC; from the exons ATGGCCCAGCCCCCACCTCCTCCTCCCGAGGAAGTCGAAACACCTGGTTGCGTtgtaaaagaaatagaaaaacagttGTACAAAACACTGAAAGATGTATTCAAATATGACAGTTATAGGACACTCGTTCAAAAACGAGCAGTGGAAGCTGTCGCTAATTGTTGCCAAGATGTGTTTGTCTCTATGCCAACAGGGGCCGGTAAATCCTTGTGCTACCAGCTTCCTGCccttgttagtgaaagaagaggCTTGACTATTGTGGTTTCTCCTTTAATTGCCTTAATGAAAAATCAGATGGACCAAATGATAGCATTAGGAATTCGCACAGAAACAATCAATTCCAAAATGGCAGTATCTGAACGGGACAGAGTTAAAAAAGACTTGACCAGCAATTGTCCTGAAACAAAACTGTTGTACATCACACCAGAACTTGCTTCGACTTCTGGCTTTTATACCATAATGGATgaattgtataaaaataataacattgcaAGAATAGTTGTTGATGAAGCCCATTGCGTTTCGCAGTGGGGACATAGTTTTCGTCCAGACTACCTACGTCTAGGTGAACTCCGTGAGAAATATATTTCAATACCTTGGGTTGCTTTAACGGCTACTGCTTCAGTTAAGGTTATGGATGACATACTAGCTTCGTTAAAACTTTGTCAACCAGTTGCTATCTTCAAAACTTCTTGCTTCCGTCCAAATCTTTTTTATGATGTTGTGTTCAAAGAAACACTTGGAGGAGATCCTTATGAAGATTTGACTAAATTTGCTTATTCTGCCTTAGGTGATCACTGGGAAATGAGTCCTCCTAGTGAAAGAGGATGTGGAATCGTTTATTGCCGCACGCGAGATGGATGTGAAGAGTTATCGCATAAGCTAACAAAGCTAGGCTTGCCTACCCAACCTTATCATGCCGGAATCAAGCCAAATGTGCGTAAAGAAACTCAGAGCAATTGGATGGATGGTAAAATACCAGTGATTGCAGCGACTGTCAGTTTTGGAATGGGAATCGATAAACCTAGTGTAAGATTTGTTGCACATTGGTGTGTCTCACAGTCAGTTGCTGGGTACTATCAGGAATCTGGTAGAGCGGGTAGAGATGGAAAGCCTGCTAAATGTAGAATTTATTATTCAAGAAAAGATCGGGACACTATTCTCTTTCTTCTGAAGAAAGACGAATCCTCGGCTAAATCCAAAATTGCTCGTATCAAAATTGCTGCTACCATTAAGAGCTTCAACACAATGATCAAGTATTGTGAAGAATCATCGTGTCGACATTATGTCTTAGCTAGAGAGTTTGGCGATGATATGCCTGACTGTAGAAAGCATTGTGATGTCTGTACCAATCCTAAGTCAGTTGAGCATAAAATATCGGTGGTCAAAGCAATGTTCTTAGGCACTAAATTAAAGCACAAAAGGAATGATGACTGTGGAGATCTGTATGGTGGAGGAAGACAAGGCACGAAAAATGAGTATGAGGACTATGAAAGGGAAGATACTTCATCATCCCGAGAGAAAAAAGCTGCAGCTGAATTATCAAATCTAATTAGTGAAGAATTCAGTAAAAGGAGAGGTGAGAAAGAAAAGGCtcaaaaatatatgaaaactTCCAGTTCC AAGGTCTTACAACCTTCGGTGAAAAAGATTCCAGAGGTGTCTGTTCCAATGAGAGAAAAATACTTCGACAAATTGGTTCAAGAAGTGCAATTTCATTTGCAATCATCTTCAACTAATAATGATTGCCCATCTTTAAGTGATAAAGATGTTCAGCAGTGTGCAGCCGAGTTGGAGTGGAATGTGTTTAGCTCAAAGGGTAACATTCACATGTACAGGAGAGAAATTGTTAGTTTGACAAAATCTTTGAGAGAAGCTTCTCGCCAAGTGGAAGTACACCCTGTTGTCTCAAAATTTGTTCATGGTCATAATACTGCAGGTTCAAGGTCTGTGCCTAAACAAAGATTGCATAATATTATAGattatttctccaaaaataaaCCAAATACAGAAGACAAACTGGAAAATATAAATCTCAGTAGTTCTCTATCCTGTTCTGATAGTCACAAGACTAATGGCGGCTCCGATATTTCGCAACCCGCAGAGCC AGACCCTCTTCGCCATCACCAGTCAGGCACAAAAAAAGGGAAACGCTCTCCTTCACCTGACAAGTTCCCTTTTGTAGAAAAAATCAACCACAAAAGTGAGAAAGTCAAAACTACTACACAAATTCGGAATGACAATCTTAAAAAAGCTGCTGATTTGGTGCGGAAGCACTTAAATCCGGAATACAAATCAAAAAGGATCAGCAAagactttttcaaaattgtttgtcGCAGCATATCTCATCGGCTGGTGGAATCGGACACTGTGAACGATGGAGCTGCGAAAATGGAAGTAGAAAAATTATTATCTTCTAATGGCAGCAGTATCTGTTAG
- the LOC129228574 gene encoding uncharacterized protein LOC129228574, with amino-acid sequence MHETSEESTVLNSGNKATNKELGPSIWYNFKSSKKPLIKLKIRKRASRKSLGDKCVTFSECPPIALCMGGICSCPYDYYSYAPLSQPEMAVCRKKIKFGFFCSLSEDCLGYDSNSLCSDGICKCINGTHYIGSRNLLPYHKRCYKILEREGDVCEIDEQCSRLADNHHKCRCVGRCDCASINRYAGCSICHENIKRTFFGGAAFIVILLSSRVFSKMRTRTSSRQQQNIALNGTRERCYRLNTSRTVPSVSYTRSNLRSNRHITTSLPDVFLIESHSLIGIHSSNTTDFYPQTSPSTTDHSGERNEDAPPSYEDIVGDDRVVWNEPPPAYHEVTAKSP; translated from the exons atgcatgaaa CTTCTGAAGAGTCCACAGTTCTTAATTCTGGTAataaagcgacaaataaagaattGG GTCCAAGTATTTGGTACAACTTCAAATCTTCTAAAAAGCcactgattaaattaaaaatccgaAAGCGAGCATCACGTAAAAGCCTGGGTGATAAGTGTGTGACCTTCAGTGAGTGCCCACCTATAGCACTATGTATGGGGGGTATCTGTTCCTGCCCATATGACTATTATAGCTATGCTCCACTTTCTCAACCAGAAATGGCTGTTTGTcgaaaaaagattaaatttggcTTCTTTTGCTCTCTTTCAGAAGACTGTTTAGGATATGATTCCAATTCACTTTGTTCCGATGGCATATGCAAGTGTATAAATGGAACGCATTATATAGGATCTCGCAACCTGCTTCCATACCATAAACGGTGTTATAAAATATTAGAAAGAGAAGGTGATGTATGTGAAATCGATGAACAGTGTAGTCGACTAGCTGATAATCACCACAAGTGTCGTTGTGTAGGCAGATGCGATTGTGCCAGCATCAATCGCTATGCAGGATGCAGCAtttgtcatgaaaatataaaaagaacgTTTTTTGGCGGAGCCGCATTTATTGTGATTTTACTCTCATCCCGTGTGTTCTCGAAAATGAGAACGCGAACTAGCTCACGACAGCAGCAGAATATTGCCTTGAATGGTACAAGAGAGAGATGCTATCGATTGAATACGAGTCGCACAGTCCCGTCGGTGTCGTACACGCGTAGTAATCTGAGATCAAACAGACATATTACTACCTCTTTGCCTGATGTGTTTTTAATCGAGAGCCATAGCCTGATAGGTATTCATTCCTCAAACACAACAGACTTTTATCCTCAGACCAGTCCATCTACGACAGACCACTCTGGGGAGAGAAATGAAGATGCTCCTCCTTCTTATGAAGACATTGTTGGGGATGATCGCGTTGTGTGGAATGAACCACCACCTGCTTATCATGAAGTTACTGCAAAAAGTCCATAA